One genomic window of Micromonospora sp. WMMD1128 includes the following:
- a CDS encoding ABC transporter permease translates to MTNPNPASGSPDKEPATESQEARAEARATPTAPSGDTEQPATTTATKQPPAEPARPSLGRLFLDNLWAANTVTVTVLAVVLAMLVGAVLIIVSDPDVLATYGYITARPADALNASWNVVSEAYANLFKGAIFDPDAVGFTAAMGPISETLTYAAPLVFTGLSVALAFRGGLFNIGAQGQATIGVILAAVAGFALPLPPGVHLLVALIAGALGGALWGFVPGILKARTGAHEVINTIMLNYVAVYFLSWIIVQNGVQNPNRSDAISKPVESSAQLPRLLGDNLRVHAGILLAVLATWFVAWLLNRSTLGFELRAVGANPDAARTAGISVTKTYVLVMVVAGLLAGLGGSNMVLGSTATALTPLVVAQIGFDGILVALLGRVKPWGVLLAALLFGALQAGGNRMQSYSGISLELVTVLQALIVIFIAAPALVKAIFQLRAARAARLQTSLAKGW, encoded by the coding sequence ATGACGAACCCGAACCCGGCGTCGGGCTCCCCGGACAAGGAGCCGGCGACCGAGTCGCAGGAGGCGCGCGCCGAAGCCCGGGCGACGCCGACCGCGCCGTCCGGCGACACCGAGCAACCGGCGACCACCACCGCGACGAAGCAGCCGCCGGCCGAGCCGGCCCGGCCCAGCCTGGGCCGGCTCTTCCTGGACAACCTCTGGGCCGCCAACACGGTGACCGTCACCGTGCTCGCGGTCGTGCTCGCCATGCTTGTCGGCGCCGTGCTGATCATCGTTTCCGACCCGGACGTGCTGGCCACCTACGGCTACATCACCGCCCGCCCGGCGGACGCGCTGAACGCGAGTTGGAACGTGGTCAGCGAGGCGTACGCGAACCTGTTCAAGGGTGCGATCTTCGACCCGGACGCGGTCGGCTTCACCGCCGCGATGGGTCCGATCTCGGAGACGCTCACCTACGCCGCGCCGCTGGTGTTCACCGGCCTGTCGGTGGCGCTCGCCTTCCGCGGCGGCCTGTTCAACATCGGCGCCCAGGGCCAGGCGACCATCGGTGTCATCCTGGCCGCCGTCGCCGGCTTCGCGCTGCCGCTGCCGCCCGGGGTGCACCTGCTGGTGGCGCTGATCGCCGGCGCGCTCGGCGGCGCGCTCTGGGGCTTCGTACCGGGCATCCTCAAGGCACGCACCGGCGCCCACGAGGTGATCAACACGATCATGCTCAACTACGTGGCGGTCTACTTCCTGTCCTGGATCATCGTCCAGAACGGGGTGCAGAACCCGAACCGGTCGGACGCGATCAGCAAGCCGGTCGAGTCCTCCGCGCAACTTCCCCGGCTGCTCGGCGACAACCTGCGGGTGCACGCCGGCATCCTGCTCGCGGTGCTTGCCACCTGGTTCGTCGCGTGGCTGCTCAACCGCTCCACGCTCGGCTTCGAGCTGCGCGCGGTGGGCGCCAACCCGGACGCGGCCCGCACCGCGGGCATCAGCGTGACCAAGACGTACGTGCTGGTGATGGTCGTCGCCGGTCTGCTGGCCGGCCTCGGCGGCTCGAACATGGTGCTCGGTTCCACCGCTACCGCGCTGACCCCGCTCGTGGTCGCGCAGATCGGCTTCGACGGCATCCTGGTCGCGCTGCTGGGCCGGGTGAAACCGTGGGGGGTGTTGCTGGCGGCGTTGCTGTTCGGGGCGCTCCAGGCCGGCGGCAACCGGATGCAGTCGTACTCCGGGATCTCGCTTGAGCTGGTCACCGTGCTCCAGGCCCTCATCGTCATCTTCATCGCCGCGCCCGCCCTGGTGAAGGCGATCTTCCAGCTCCGGGCGGCCCGCGCCGCCCGGCTGCAGACGAGCCTCGCGAAGGGCTGGTGA
- a CDS encoding ABC transporter permease — MSTTAVPDVAVTAVDEGFWTRARKAGAVLLALGVLATVLFGALATDQQARFTLSETEGGAALAINGTVGAILFGVVAAAAGAALLAGVPKRWFTLLLGAGLVAFVLSFLCWQVSAAPEGRNFMPLVNVVRGTFILALPLTFGALAGVLCERSGVVNVAIEGQMLMGAFSGALFGSISGNVWVGLVAAAIGGAFISLLLAVFAIRYLVDQVVMGIVLNLLAVGVTGFLYERLMATDAEKYNSAPRFSNWEIPLLKDIPLLGPALFRGNIFLYLGLLLVLVIHLALFRTRWGLRTRSVGEHPTAADTVGVRVLGLRYRNVIMAGLVAGVGGASYTLALYSFTKNMIGGKGFIALAALIFGRWSPTGALLAALFFGFADQLATYLGAIGSSIPDQFLAMLPYLATILAVAGLVGKVRAPAADGKPYVKG, encoded by the coding sequence ATGTCCACCACCGCTGTCCCGGACGTCGCGGTCACCGCGGTCGACGAGGGTTTCTGGACGCGCGCCCGGAAGGCCGGCGCCGTCCTGCTGGCGCTTGGCGTGCTCGCGACGGTGCTGTTCGGCGCGCTCGCCACCGACCAGCAGGCCCGCTTCACGCTCAGCGAGACCGAGGGCGGGGCCGCCCTGGCGATCAACGGCACGGTCGGCGCGATCCTGTTCGGGGTCGTCGCCGCCGCGGCCGGAGCCGCCCTCCTCGCCGGCGTGCCCAAGCGCTGGTTCACGCTGCTGCTCGGCGCCGGGCTGGTCGCCTTCGTGCTGAGCTTCCTGTGCTGGCAGGTCTCCGCCGCGCCCGAGGGGCGCAACTTCATGCCGCTTGTCAACGTGGTGCGCGGGACGTTCATCCTGGCGCTGCCGTTGACCTTCGGCGCGCTGGCCGGGGTGCTCTGTGAGCGTTCCGGCGTGGTGAACGTGGCGATCGAGGGCCAGATGCTGATGGGCGCGTTCTCCGGCGCGCTGTTCGGCAGCATCTCCGGCAACGTCTGGGTGGGCCTGGTGGCCGCCGCGATCGGCGGCGCGTTCATCTCGCTGCTGCTCGCCGTGTTCGCCATCCGCTACCTGGTCGACCAGGTGGTCATGGGCATCGTGCTCAACCTGCTGGCGGTCGGCGTCACCGGCTTCCTCTACGAGCGGTTGATGGCGACCGACGCGGAGAAGTACAACAGCGCGCCCCGGTTCAGCAACTGGGAGATCCCGCTGCTGAAGGACATCCCGCTGCTCGGTCCGGCGCTGTTCCGGGGCAACATCTTCCTCTACCTCGGCCTGCTGCTGGTGCTGGTCATCCACCTGGCGCTGTTCCGGACCCGGTGGGGTCTGCGGACCCGCTCGGTGGGCGAGCACCCGACCGCCGCCGACACGGTCGGCGTGCGGGTGCTCGGGTTGCGCTACCGAAATGTGATCATGGCCGGTCTGGTGGCCGGCGTCGGTGGGGCGTCGTACACGCTGGCGCTCTACTCGTTCACCAAGAACATGATCGGCGGCAAGGGCTTCATCGCTCTGGCCGCGCTGATCTTCGGCCGGTGGAGCCCGACCGGCGCGCTGCTCGCGGCGCTCTTCTTCGGCTTCGCCGACCAGCTCGCCACCTATCTGGGCGCGATCGGCAGCAGCATTCCGGACCAGTTCCTGGCGATGCTGCCCTATCTGGCGACGATCCTGGCGGTGGCCGGGCTGGTCGGCAAGGTCCGGGCGCCGGCCGCCGACGGCAAGCCGTACGTCAAGGGCTGA